The Malus domestica chromosome 08, GDT2T_hap1 genomic interval TTCTGGTCTTGGATTTGGGCTGTGCATTGACTCTATGGAAGGGGCAGGCCACCATCAAGTTCAATCCTGAGGGGCCATATGCTGATGTATTTACCCAAGCTAGGTTTTACTACCTGTCCCAAAGTTGTGATACTGCAAGGGAGGGTGAGAGGTGGGGAGTACTGGGTGTCTGGTTGCTTTAATTTTTCCCAGAGATGAAGGTTGAACATTTAAGTGATCATGCAGGATAAGATTTATGAGAAACTTGGATGTTTATGCAGATGTGTTCTTTTTTTACTGGGGTGCATTTTTACCAGATCTAATACCTCTGTCCGCAGTCCAAAGTAGTTGTAGGGcttcaaaataacaaaaaaatcttTAAACCAACAAGGTGAATAGGAGACCAAGAAAGCAATATAGTTTCAAGTAGGTGATTCTTCACCATAACCCTGAGGGCATCTCCCATGAGCTCGGGAATTGCCACTGGCCAATTCAATCACCATAGCCAAAATTCCCTCACTCATAAGCCCATGATTTAGGAACATGCCACTTTACCTTCTGCTTTCGTgttatttcattttgtattgtattgtattacttttttagtttatttatttattaattggaGTCCAAATGTTTTCGCATGAAATATGTAATCTCTTCATTGCATTTATTCTTTTCGAAATGCTAGGTCTTAGAAGGTGCTGGTGATGACAATACCTCAAAGACATCGGGGGAGACTGATGAAAAAACTCTGGTTAAAGAAGAAGCGGCAGAATCACCAAAacgaaagtcaaataaagatgCGAAGCAAACATGTTCAGAAGATGAGGAGAAAATGGAAGACTCTCCTGTAATGGGGCTTCTGACAGGGCATAAAGCGGCCAAATCTGGAACCGAAGAAACTAaaactaccaaccaaaaaaAGGGTCCAACTGAGAGTGTGATAAAGTCAGCCCTTATAAAAAGGGGTTCTTATATCAAAGCTAATTCCGAGTATGCTACTTTCTACGAACTAAGTATCAATTATTGCTTTCTATTGCATTAATATACTAATTTTCATGTATGTTCTTGCTCCTCTTTTGATTGTCATTAGAATCTATTTGACTTTTGTCTTTGGATGTTAATTTTCAATGTAGTCAGTTGCCTAGATGAAGTACTCATTATTTATCCTTCCTCTCATGACAGAAAGATTACTCTGGTTGGACTTCGCCGACTTTTGGAGGAAGATCTTAAGCTTCAGAAATATACTCTTGACTCCTTTAAGAAGTTTATAAGTCAGCAACTAGACGAGGtaagataatatttttttttatagaggcatctTGAAATTCTAGAAGTGAATACGTCTATCGGTGTAGTCATACTTTGCATATATTCTCCTTTTTAGGTTCTAGAATCTTGTGAAAATTCTGAACCTGCAACAACTGCCAAGAAAAATGTTCAGAGGAGTGCTCAGAGAAAAGCATCCACTAAGGTGAGAAGCGATGGGAGTTCTGGTTCTTCAGATAATGAAAGTagtgaggaagaagatgaagtaaAACCTAAAAGAAAAAGTGCTCCAAAAGGAAGGACGCAGAAAAGTGCTCAGAGAAAAGCATCCACTAAGGTCAGAGGCCATGAGAGGTCTGGTTCTTCAGATAATGAAATTagtgaggaagaagatgaagtaaAACCTAGAAGCAAAAGTGTTCCAAAAGGAAAGATGCAGAATATGGACAGCCTTAAGAAACGGAAAATATTGGCTAAGGAGACTAACGTCTCTGGAAAGAAGAGGATCAAGCCTCCTCGGAAAGAACCAGAAGAAAAAAGTGATGCAGAAGACGGTGGAAATGTCTCTGAAGATGACAATTCTCAGTCATCTGCCGAAAAACCTGTAAAGGTAATTACCTTGTATGTTTCTCAAGTCTGAACCATAAAACTAGGCTATGTCTATTATTGAATCATACTATTTGTCAATTTGTAGAAGAAAGAAGTTTCAACAACACCTGCATATGGGAAACGTGTGGAGCATCTACGATCAGTTATCAAAGCATGTGGAATGAGGTTTTTCATCTATGACTCTATGCATATTAAGACTTGTATCCTTGACATTGTTACATTATGATGTTTATTATCTGTTATACAGCGTTGCCCCCTCAGTTTACAAGAAAGTCAAGCAGGTGCCTGAGAACAAACGTGAAGTGCACCTGATAAAGGAGTTAGAGGAGATACTCGCTAGAGAAGGATTATCTGCACATCCCTCTGAGAAAGGTGAGTATTCAAATGTAGCCTTTAATGGTGATACTCGCAATACCAACTGTGGATATGATTTGATCTAATTTATCCAGATGTTATATAAAGGAAACTTTGCTAGGTTTCATCTAGGAATTTGGGTTTAGGATTAACATGGAAGATGTGATGTACAATGTTACTTGAAGTCTTTGTGAATGCTGAATCATAATCATTGGTTCGTCCTTATCATCTTCACATGTATGGCAATGTCAATCCCCATGGATGGCATCGGATTGTGTGGATTCAGATCAGCTTTCAATGAGTTAGGGACTGATAGCATTGATTGGGCCGCATATGTTGACCCACATATGTTGATTCTTGAGTATACAAAGAAATACAATGAATGCATTCAGTGGGTCCTCTGGTTCTCTGTGATTGTTCCTACTTGTTTGCCTGAAAATACCTTAGAAATTATTCTTGCAAGTGTAAATCATTCTCCATGGGGGTGTGGTTTCACCATACATCTTTTATCCTGACTATGTCACACTTGTAAGGATTGATACCGTCTATTACCTTATTTCAGAAATCAAGGAagtcaaaaagaaaaaggaaagggcAAAAGAGCTCGAAGGCATTGACATGAGTAACATTGTAACCAGTTCACGTAGGAGGTCCACTACTAGTTTTGTGCCTCCTCCAATTCCCCAAATACCAGTTGAAAGTGAATCTGATGATGCTGAAAGTTCAGATGATCACAATGATGAAGATGACGACAGTGACAAGGAAGAGAATGAGGTTGAGGACGAGGACAATGAGGATAATGGTAATAGTGATAGCAACCATAGTGACGAgggtaagttttaattcaagaACTTTAATGTCATTTATTGCCTATTATGAATGGAAACTAGGGTTATGAGGATGAGAATTTTATGATTTACAGTGCTTCTGCAGTGTTACCTATGCATTCATTATGCATTTGTCGAGGTCAAATCATTACGGTTTGTGGCTTCCATGTTTTACCAAGGATTCTAGCATTTATTTATTAACCAAAACTGATACGATCATTAACATCCTACATTTGGAGCTAATGAGGTATCCAATGTCAATTAATGTTTAGAGGGAGCGCACGGATGTATTTTTCATTAAGTTCTTGCTCGACCTCCATCTAATACAATAAATCTCTGTATTCTGTTCATGAGTCAGAGTTGTATAATACAGTTCACAGAGTAAACTTCAGAAAAAAGGAAGTTAGGATATCTCGAGTTTAGAGGCATGCAGGGAAGGATTACATCACAATGTTTCTTTTACATTGAGCAGATTAAACGTGTATTGGAAAGTCGTAAGATGCAAGTTCAAATGTTTATCTTGGTGGTAGTACTATATGTGCAATTCTTGGAGTTGCTCTCTTTAGTTAACATCATTGGATTCATACGAAGTTATTCTGACgaagttttcctttatttatgCAGATGAAGCTGATGACAGCGATTAAATTTTAAACTGTTTATGTACAATGTAGAGTCAGTATAGCCTTCTCTGATATTTCTTATGGGTGTGGGATAAATAGCAGTAATGAAGTTGAACCAACAACTTTGAGTTATATCAGCAAATAACCTTATCAATCTTACTGCCAAAACAGCTCTTTGCACATCAGAAGTAGGGATGATGATTCTCTCAACAAATTGTTTTCTTCGGGTGGTTAAAGCCGACGCCCGTCTTGCTGCAGTTGGCATAAAACTGTTCTTTTGAAGTTGGATTGAGCATGCCAGAGAGGAAAATCCGACAAGCATTTCCCAACTTCATCTACTTTTAATGATAACTATAGCGACCTGTTTGTTCGATTTTGATGCTAAGGTACATTGCTGTAATGTTCAATTTACTGTATCTGTAAGATTGATTGTCTCGTGGTTATATCGCGGTTAATGTGAAATGCAAGCTGTTGTGATGTATTATTAGCTCTGATTCTCCTTGCTAGTGGAATAATTGCCTTTTTCCAGTTGATGCAATTTAAGAGTAATCACCCATGGAGAGGATATCTTTTCTTCTCCTGTTTGAGAACAACGTCTGTAACTAACGTCCCAATGTCGTAAACTTGTTTGTTTATGGGACTCGTGGGTGTAAATTGGTTCAATACAGTTTAGGGACCAATTCGATCATGTTTTTCGCAGGATTTCTGTGTCGTGCAAAATTTGCGGTTCACCGTGATTGTTACAACTTTGCCTGAAAATACCTGAATTTAGTCAAATATCCACTGTCAATTTACACTCAATGGCGAACCACGATGCCAGCATTGAACGGGACAAGCTCGTTCTCATTGTCCAGCGGAACCTTCAAGCTAAACCAGTCGCCCAACTAATTGAGTCTCTCGTCATGCAGACTAATTCAACATgaacaagagtttacaaatgAGGAATTGTTGATGATGGACATCAAAGTGCCATCCAAAATAAATCGAAAGGCGAAACAATGTTTTATCGGACTACATGTTCTGGTAACAGATTCATATAACTGTTATGCCGGGGGACCTGTAAAATCATAAAGCTTATTGGCCTCATGCTGAAGTCAGCTCCCTCTCCGACAGGATGCGCCTCACTTCGTTTGCAAGATCCAATACATGTCTGTCCTTGCATCCTGcggcaagaaaatcaaaggggcaaaaaacaaaagcaaagaaaGAAGAACTTACTTCGAAGAAATGGAGAAGCATGGAGATCTGAAATGACTGGATAAACAAATTACGGGGTACCAAACCCGGAGAGAACCTTACCTAGTTGAAGAAGTGCCTCTTCAAGGCGGAAAAGGTAGTCTCTATTAGGCCCCGAGGGGCCTTCAGCCTGAACAATTTGTCTGCAGATATATAGGAAAGGATGCATCAGGGTCAAtaccatttttttctttctatgacTGGCAACTGATCAAGGAATTAGGCATAAAAGCTAATGTATCTTATCATTCAGATTTTCGGCGAGGCAGATTTCACGAAAACAGAAGCAAGATACTCCTACTTACATTTAATTCTCGACTAACTCAGATTCAAAGTTTAGCCCAGCAGCGGCGTTATAGATGTTTTCTACTACATCAATCTAGATAAACATGAAGCGATGAGATTTACATACTTGGAAATCTCTTCAGTGGATGCAGGACCCAAGTAGTTCACATTATGTTTCTTGTCCGGAGAGGCGATGTATCTAAATAGTGACAATGTCAGTTCTGAACCGGTTGCACTAAATGCAAAAATACATGTACGAAGATGCAGAAAGTTCTTGTTGATTTTCGCTACTTACACCATTACACCTGAAACAGCTGCAGTTGTCGCCATTGGATCCTGAGAAATTTCTATATTTTGCTTAACAAACAAAAACGATAAAAATGCTAGAGAACACGCTACAAAGGGATCTTTTACTTACGGTGAAGAAATCAAGATAAGCCTTCTTGTCATACTGCTTCTCCCTCACTTCTAAATACTGTGTTACAATGCCATAAATCAAGTTCTGTTTCGAGATACTAATCGCTacttgaaaagaagaaaaatggaacAAGGTGTGAATTATGAATGAGCACATTTCGCAAGCTCACCGTTGGAAGAGCCAAACAACAAGTGACAAGGATAAAATGATATATTCTGGATCGTAACATAGTCTAGAAATTTCAAGCCCCGAAAGAACTGGACCTAATGCCACAGATTCGATACATTGTGATTTCCCTTCTAAGATGTTCCGATGACAACCAATAAATTGCAGCAGAACAGAGAGTGCCGAAAGATATAACTTGGAACTTTGAACAATCTTAGTAAAGGAAATGCAGCCACAAAAAACATGTGCACAACACCAAGAGAGCAACAGATACTAGCAAAAGAACCAATTTAACATCGAGATAAactttttaagattaaaaaactaCCGTTATAGCAACTTCTTGATCTTCCTTGTTTGAGATCTTGTAGGCAACTCCCCACTACAAACTCACAAGATAAAGGAGATTAACAATAAAATTACACGACAATTTGATAATTCCAACACAAAATGAAATTGATACACCACCGcgcatttctttctttttaaaaaaaattgatgttctaaactactctaatcTGCAGTGACGAGGGCCTTGTAAACACCACCACATTACTAAACTGAATATCTGGTGTATTCAACAATAGGGAGACATGTAAACACAAGCAACCATTACAAAAGAAATTATGTATCTTCGATCCAAAAGACTAATAGCAAAATaccaaattgaaaaacaaaaactccAAATAGTTTTGAACTTGTTGGAACAGCAACTTACACAGACTTCTCCTTCTGCAGGTTCCAATGTGACTGTTCTTCCTGGATATTCAGGCGTCCCTCTATGGTCCGTACTGCCTATTAAAAACAGACCCACCAACGCAACTTTGAACAGATTGCAGAAAACATTAATATATCtatgtacatacatacatacatacatatatatatattatatgtagagacccagagagatagagagagacctTGGTAGAAGACACGGCGA includes:
- the LOC103450650 gene encoding uncharacterized protein, with protein sequence MAEDAQDSEIPLKEAHDIQSQIKTAMHLRVPYFKEQSDSLTFEGVRRVLEKDLGLETFALDVHKRFVKEHLVEVLEGAGDDNTSKTSGETDEKTLVKEEAAESPKRKSNKDAKQTCSEDEEKMEDSPVMGLLTGHKAAKSGTEETKTTNQKKGPTESVIKSALIKRGSYIKANSEKITLVGLRRLLEEDLKLQKYTLDSFKKFISQQLDEVLESCENSEPATTAKKNVQRSAQRKASTKVRSDGSSGSSDNESSEEEDEVKPKRKSAPKGRTQKSAQRKASTKVRGHERSGSSDNEISEEEDEVKPRSKSVPKGKMQNMDSLKKRKILAKETNVSGKKRIKPPRKEPEEKSDAEDGGNVSEDDNSQSSAEKPVKKKEVSTTPAYGKRVEHLRSVIKACGMSVAPSVYKKVKQVPENKREVHLIKELEEILAREGLSAHPSEKEIKEVKKKKERAKELEGIDMSNIVTSSRRRSTTSFVPPPIPQIPVESESDDAESSDDHNDEDDDSDKEENEVEDEDNEDNGNSDSNHSDEDEADDSD
- the LOC103450651 gene encoding gamma-glutamylcyclotransferase 2-3 isoform X2; the protein is MAISPIWVFGYGSLIWKAGFNYDERLVGFIKGYRRVFYQGSTDHRGTPEYPGRTVTLEPAEGEVCWGVAYKISNKEDQEVAITYLEVREKQYDKKAYLDFFTDPMATTAAVSGVMVYIASPDKKHNVNYLGPASTEEISKQIVQAEGPSGPNRDYLFRLEEALLQLGCKDRHVLDLANEVRRILSERELTSA
- the LOC103450651 gene encoding gamma-glutamylcyclotransferase 2-3 isoform X1, with the translated sequence MAISPIWVFGYGSLIWKAGFNYDERLVGFIKGYRRVFYQVALVGLFLIGSTDHRGTPEYPGRTVTLEPAEGEVCWGVAYKISNKEDQEVAITYLEVREKQYDKKAYLDFFTDPMATTAAVSGVMVYIASPDKKHNVNYLGPASTEEISKQIVQAEGPSGPNRDYLFRLEEALLQLGCKDRHVLDLANEVRRILSERELTSA